In Streptomyces nodosus, one DNA window encodes the following:
- a CDS encoding SCO2524 family protein, with amino-acid sequence MQIKPRQHLLDIWQAVARHSFDGGEWSWGRWGGESSVADAERLLCLLYPATEIPAFRLDDPDTTAEDVQKVLKNAGGRLETPANLVTAAAQFMRTHTSDDKRPSFAGGYYFVSSDPDRGLTEEQRSLGVVDAYSMSITLCLATLGFLKVYESKTRRSEVQETIQELRAATSKRLTAAMVSLLRAFTVNVFDTESSQGRTLCELLGQGRLSQRHVLGNFQRRFRALRAAIAESLVLGVDVEEGLKDENRFFECGWGWSIIRDAPTVETAEEVGPQPEGVASPVPYLYFTVVALDGIQDLFSDRTLTLGLLNAEQQRLAQALRLRWEITQQFWSGIARFDTDRWPLEDIPWRTTGQKLESEYFSLSVGAILVHDLMRRKATDDDLTRTVSVMERLAERGRITSRMTRDDPMVRLHNPGVTLPLQGSESLGPRMQWIMKDFSAQLLKRTIQLCTLSRNLASHDRLLRLAEDIFGQLWRRRIREGEGIGLWDNVHAAYPDSPVSDSPVSWSITERVTEVMVQVQQMYQQQPIRSPDLTELARALLSESTHLLGNEQMEPTPASEGNRGMQLRGIEVKLRRARRLVDDQPGTACALTLDVLGQLDALVRAREAAVQGV; translated from the coding sequence ATGCAGATCAAGCCACGCCAGCATCTGCTGGACATCTGGCAGGCGGTCGCCCGCCATTCCTTCGACGGAGGTGAGTGGAGCTGGGGCCGCTGGGGCGGGGAAAGCAGTGTCGCCGACGCGGAGCGCCTGCTCTGCCTCCTCTACCCGGCCACGGAGATCCCGGCCTTCCGGCTGGACGATCCGGACACCACCGCGGAGGACGTCCAGAAGGTGCTGAAGAACGCCGGCGGTCGGCTGGAGACCCCGGCCAACCTGGTGACCGCCGCGGCCCAGTTCATGCGCACCCACACCAGCGACGACAAGAGGCCCAGTTTCGCCGGCGGCTACTACTTCGTCTCCTCGGACCCGGACCGGGGCCTCACCGAGGAGCAGCGGAGCCTCGGGGTGGTCGACGCGTACTCGATGTCGATCACTCTCTGTCTGGCCACGCTCGGCTTTCTGAAGGTCTACGAGTCCAAGACCCGGCGCAGCGAGGTCCAGGAGACGATCCAGGAGCTGCGGGCCGCCACCAGCAAACGGCTCACCGCCGCCATGGTGAGCCTGCTGCGCGCCTTCACCGTCAATGTCTTCGACACCGAATCCTCCCAGGGCCGCACCCTCTGTGAACTCCTCGGCCAGGGACGCCTCTCCCAGCGGCATGTGCTGGGGAACTTCCAGCGCCGCTTCCGGGCGCTGCGCGCCGCCATCGCCGAGAGCCTGGTCCTCGGCGTCGATGTGGAGGAGGGCCTCAAGGACGAGAACCGGTTCTTCGAGTGCGGCTGGGGCTGGAGCATCATCCGGGACGCGCCCACGGTGGAGACCGCCGAGGAGGTGGGGCCCCAGCCCGAGGGCGTGGCGAGCCCCGTGCCGTACCTGTACTTCACCGTGGTCGCGCTCGACGGCATCCAGGACCTGTTCTCCGACCGCACCCTCACCCTGGGCCTGCTCAACGCCGAACAGCAGAGGCTCGCCCAGGCGCTGCGACTGCGCTGGGAGATCACCCAGCAGTTCTGGTCCGGCATCGCGCGTTTCGACACCGACCGCTGGCCCCTGGAGGACATCCCCTGGCGCACCACCGGCCAGAAGCTGGAGTCCGAGTACTTCTCCCTCTCGGTCGGGGCCATCCTGGTCCACGACCTGATGCGGCGCAAAGCCACCGACGACGATCTGACCCGCACCGTCAGCGTCATGGAACGCCTCGCCGAACGCGGCCGCATCACCAGCAGGATGACCCGCGACGACCCCATGGTCCGGCTGCACAACCCCGGTGTCACCCTGCCGTTGCAGGGCAGCGAGAGCCTCGGCCCGCGCATGCAGTGGATCATGAAGGACTTCTCGGCGCAGCTGCTCAAACGGACCATCCAGCTGTGCACGCTCTCCCGCAACCTCGCCTCGCACGACCGGCTGCTCAGGCTCGCCGAGGACATCTTCGGCCAGCTGTGGCGGCGTCGTATCCGGGAGGGCGAGGGCATCGGCCTGTGGGACAACGTCCACGCCGCCTACCCGGACTCGCCCGTCTCCGACAGCCCGGTGTCCTGGAGCATCACCGAGCGCGTCACCGAGGTGATGGTCCAGGTCCAGCAGATGTACCAGCAGCAGCCGATCCGCAGCCCCGACCTGACCGAACTCGCCCGGGCGCTGCTCAGCGAGTCCACCCACCTCCTCGGCAACGAGCAGATGGAGCCCACACCCGCCTCCGAGGGCAACCGCGGGATGCAGCTCAGGGGCATCGAGGTCAAGCTGCGCCGCGCCCGCAGGCTGGTGGACGACCAGCCCGGTACCGCCTGTGCGTTGACGCTCGATGTGCTCGGCCAGCTCGACGCCCTCGTCCGGGCTCGTGAGGCCGCGGTCCAGGGGGTGTGA
- a CDS encoding SCO2525 family SAM-dependent methyltransferase, producing the protein MNADVTWSAFDPIAYVDHNYRDLQAEDAEILHIVRDHFGDHFRDRSETEATGPVSGIDVGAGANLYPALAMLPWCDDITLFERSSANVRYLRSQTASYDANWDQFWRLLCKNPAYAAHDMDPRARFRDTVRVEPGDLFDLVRHRGRWSVGTMFFVAESMTTSHAEFARGVECFLGALAPGAPFAAAFMEHSKGYHAGEHFFPACDVGEPEVHESLKPFAGEFTTVRLKSSAAVREGYSGMIVAYGRRRSEADIPTG; encoded by the coding sequence TTGAATGCGGACGTGACCTGGTCCGCATTCGACCCGATCGCCTACGTAGATCATAATTACCGCGACTTGCAGGCCGAGGACGCGGAGATCCTTCATATCGTTCGCGATCATTTCGGCGATCATTTCCGCGACCGGTCCGAAACGGAGGCGACCGGACCGGTTTCCGGTATCGATGTGGGCGCCGGCGCCAATCTCTACCCCGCGCTCGCGATGCTGCCCTGGTGCGACGACATCACCCTCTTCGAGCGCTCCTCCGCGAACGTGCGCTACCTCAGGAGTCAGACCGCCTCCTACGACGCCAACTGGGACCAGTTCTGGCGGCTGCTGTGCAAGAACCCCGCATATGCCGCCCATGACATGGACCCGAGGGCCAGGTTCCGCGACACCGTCCGGGTCGAGCCGGGCGATCTCTTCGACCTGGTGCGGCACCGGGGACGGTGGTCCGTGGGAACCATGTTCTTCGTCGCGGAGTCGATGACCACCTCACACGCGGAGTTCGCCCGCGGTGTCGAGTGTTTCCTGGGTGCCCTGGCACCCGGTGCACCCTTCGCCGCCGCGTTCATGGAGCATTCGAAGGGGTATCACGCAGGAGAGCATTTCTTCCCCGCGTGCGACGTGGGGGAGCCGGAGGTGCACGAGAGCCTGAAGCCGTTCGCGGGTGAGTTCACGACTGTGCGCCTCAAGTCCTCGGCCGCCGTTCGGGAAGGGTATTCGGGAATGATCGTCGCCTATGGCCGACGACGTTCGGAGGCCGATATTCCGACCGGTTGA
- a CDS encoding GNAT family N-acetyltransferase: MTVFPDPSRGGPTGPALFHDRGPVDRHLTMRGVTEQDLPELVRVDREAFPDDPYPLFVLRQLFDLHGENLLVLDDGKRLHGYALYVTTRDGYRSWVVSLGVTQDQRGRGLGRRLMLEVLRRQRAEGVREVRLTVEPANWAAITLYRSLGFSSDDGVRKDYFGAGEDRLVMTLGL; this comes from the coding sequence ATGACCGTATTTCCAGACCCTTCACGCGGCGGGCCCACCGGCCCGGCGCTCTTCCACGACCGGGGCCCCGTCGACCGTCACCTGACGATGCGCGGGGTCACGGAGCAGGACCTGCCCGAACTCGTCCGGGTCGACCGGGAGGCGTTCCCGGACGATCCGTACCCCCTCTTCGTGCTGCGGCAACTGTTCGACCTGCACGGGGAGAACCTACTCGTCCTGGACGACGGAAAGCGTCTGCACGGCTATGCCCTCTATGTCACCACCCGTGACGGGTACCGGAGTTGGGTGGTGAGCCTGGGCGTGACCCAGGACCAGCGGGGGCGCGGGCTGGGCCGCCGGCTGATGCTGGAGGTGCTGCGCCGGCAGCGCGCCGAGGGCGTCCGCGAGGTCCGGCTGACGGTGGAGCCCGCCAACTGGGCCGCGATCACCCTGTACCGGTCGCTGGGCTTCTCGTCCGACGACGGCGTGCGCAAGGACTACTTCGGCGCCGGGGAGGACCGGCTCGTCATGACGCTCGGGCTGTGA
- a CDS encoding phosphatase domain-containing protein has translation MSEGDTGQGAAPTASGWDPGAPGVLRLPSGRLVRGRGLRHPLPDGPLPHYALYLLGRRPPQVPWEAEWLRWPDFRLPADRAEARRLFTEAWDRAATGRVELACGGGRGRTGTALACLAVLDGVPPRDAVEYVRAHYDRHAVETPWQRRYVRHFTA, from the coding sequence ATGAGCGAGGGAGACACGGGACAGGGCGCCGCCCCGACGGCCTCGGGCTGGGACCCGGGTGCCCCCGGGGTGTTGCGGCTGCCGTCCGGGCGGCTGGTGCGGGGCCGCGGACTGCGGCACCCGCTGCCGGACGGGCCACTGCCGCACTACGCCCTGTACCTCCTCGGAAGGAGGCCCCCGCAGGTGCCCTGGGAGGCGGAGTGGCTGCGCTGGCCGGACTTCCGGCTGCCCGCCGACCGCGCCGAAGCCCGACGGCTGTTCACCGAGGCCTGGGACCGCGCCGCGACCGGACGCGTCGAACTCGCCTGCGGCGGCGGCCGAGGCCGCACCGGCACCGCACTGGCCTGCCTCGCCGTGCTGGACGGCGTACCGCCGCGGGACGCCGTGGAGTACGTCCGCGCCCACTACGACCGGCACGCCGTGGAGACACCCTGGCAGCGGCGCTATGTACGGCACTTCACCGCGTGA
- a CDS encoding sialidase family protein, producing the protein MTPLSRALLAAAFLVPPGTAAPAVAAPGCVSSVPYTAGRDGYDTYRIPAAVRTRAGTVLAFAEGRRHGPGDSGDVDVVLRRSPDDGCTWGPLEVAAAGRGDTRGNPAPVVDPRTGRIVLVTSFNGGTVDEAQIMRGEVAPARSRRVFVQTSADDGRHFTPPREITAEVKRPGWRWYATGPGHALALTRGPHSGRLLVPANHSTAPPDGSQDTGQEAKYHGAHALYSDDGGRRWHIGFVDDSRHGSVHPNESSAAQLPDGRVYISSRDQYGTGPGHRLDGHSRDGGESLDRPLTVQHSLDDVPVVQGSVLQLQGPGAPLLFSGPSVRTARRAMAIWRSTDGGAGFTKALTLSTRPAAYSDLVGLGGGRTGILYETGASGPYDTIEFRRIPAADLTPPRLRPILAR; encoded by the coding sequence ATGACCCCCCTGAGCCGCGCCCTCCTCGCCGCCGCGTTCCTCGTCCCGCCCGGCACCGCCGCACCCGCCGTGGCGGCGCCCGGCTGTGTCTCCTCGGTGCCCTACACCGCCGGGCGGGACGGCTACGACACCTACCGGATCCCGGCGGCCGTCCGGACCCGGGCGGGAACGGTGCTGGCCTTCGCCGAGGGCCGGCGGCACGGGCCGGGCGACAGCGGCGACGTGGACGTGGTGCTCAGACGCTCCCCGGACGACGGCTGCACCTGGGGCCCGCTCGAGGTGGCCGCGGCCGGCCGGGGCGACACCCGGGGCAATCCGGCGCCCGTGGTGGACCCGAGGACCGGCCGGATCGTCCTGGTCACCTCCTTCAACGGCGGCACGGTGGACGAGGCGCAGATCATGCGCGGCGAGGTGGCCCCCGCACGGAGCCGCCGGGTCTTCGTCCAGACGAGCGCCGACGACGGGCGGCACTTCACGCCCCCGCGGGAGATCACGGCCGAGGTGAAGCGGCCCGGCTGGCGCTGGTACGCGACCGGTCCCGGCCATGCCCTCGCCCTCACCCGGGGGCCGCACTCCGGCCGTCTGCTCGTCCCCGCGAACCACTCCACGGCACCGCCCGACGGCTCCCAGGACACCGGGCAGGAGGCGAAGTACCACGGAGCGCACGCGCTCTACAGCGACGACGGAGGGCGCCGCTGGCACATCGGCTTCGTCGACGACTCCCGCCACGGCTCCGTTCACCCCAACGAGAGCAGCGCCGCCCAACTCCCGGACGGCCGGGTCTACATCAGCTCCCGCGACCAGTACGGCACCGGCCCGGGCCACCGCCTGGACGGCCACTCCCGCGACGGGGGCGAGAGCCTCGACCGCCCGCTGACCGTGCAGCACTCCCTGGACGATGTGCCGGTCGTCCAGGGCAGCGTCCTCCAACTCCAGGGCCCGGGCGCACCGTTGCTCTTCTCCGGCCCCTCCGTCCGCACCGCGCGCCGGGCGATGGCGATCTGGCGCAGTACCGACGGCGGCGCCGGCTTCACCAAGGCACTGACCCTGTCCACGCGCCCGGCCGCCTACAGCGATCTGGTAGGGCTCGGCGGCGGACGGACGGGAATCCTCTACGAGACCGGGGCGTCGGGGCCGTACGACACCATCGAATTCCGCCGGATCCCCGCCGCCGACCTGACCCCACCGCGCCTACGACCGATACTGGCCCGATGA
- a CDS encoding TerB family tellurite resistance protein: MLPGRGHNGRGVRRRRAAHVLGIRTAWTAVGDGEFFCPGCGGDRNYQRLTGRRRFTLVGVPVLPRGETGPVVECAACGHHYGTEVLDHPTTTRFSAMLRDAVHTVALAVLAAGAACSRTALETAAAAVRSAGFDDCTGDRLNALVEALAADTGRVCGEPAGASLAIELHEALDPLAPHLAPPGRESILLQGARIALADGPYTPAERDVLATVGTALTIPADDVTRLLVAARTPS, translated from the coding sequence GTGCTGCCAGGACGGGGACACAACGGCCGTGGAGTCCGTAGACGCCGTGCCGCGCACGTCCTGGGCATCCGTACCGCGTGGACCGCCGTCGGCGACGGCGAGTTCTTCTGCCCCGGCTGCGGGGGCGACCGCAACTACCAGCGCCTCACCGGACGGCGCCGCTTCACCCTGGTCGGCGTCCCGGTCCTGCCGCGCGGCGAGACCGGTCCGGTGGTGGAGTGTGCGGCCTGCGGCCACCACTACGGCACCGAGGTGCTCGACCACCCCACCACGACCCGCTTCTCGGCGATGCTCCGCGACGCGGTCCACACGGTGGCCCTCGCCGTCCTCGCGGCGGGAGCCGCCTGCTCCCGTACGGCGCTGGAGACGGCGGCCGCCGCGGTCCGCTCCGCCGGCTTCGACGACTGCACGGGGGACCGGCTCAACGCCCTGGTCGAGGCACTGGCCGCCGACACCGGCCGGGTCTGCGGCGAGCCCGCGGGCGCGAGCCTGGCCATAGAGCTCCATGAGGCCCTGGACCCCCTCGCCCCCCACCTCGCTCCCCCGGGCCGCGAGTCGATCCTTCTCCAGGGCGCCCGCATCGCCCTGGCGGACGGCCCCTACACCCCCGCGGAACGCGACGTCCTGGCCACGGTGGGCACGGCCCTGACGATCCCCGCCGACGATGTGACCCGTCTGCTGGTGGCGGCGCGCACCCCGTCCTGA